GGTACGTCCGTCCGTTCCGTTCGTAAGGGCTTGTCGTGCCCCTCGGAGGCTCTGTCTGTTCCGCCCCTTGTGTCTTGTCCCGGGGCGTGCGGCGAGCGGCACCCTGCCAAACAAAACGTCTTTGCCCTCAAGCCTCGGCTCAAAGACAAAGACGTCTGTCGATCCCCGTATCTCCTGCAAGGGATATGGAAGGGGCCGGTCCTCCTTATTGTGCCTGCCCCTCCTCGGGAGTGGCTTCTCCTGTCGCGGGCCGGGCGGATTCCGTAGCAGCGGCATCTCCACCGAAGTTGATCACTGCAGAGTTCTTTTCTTCCTTCACCTTCTTGTCCAGGGTTTCCTTCAGGACGTTTTGGCTCTCATCGACCTTTCCCGTGTGGAGGAAGTGAGTAGAAACGATGGCCAGAACGGCAATGATACCGGCCGACCACCAAGTGGCCTTCTCGAGGAAATCGGTAGTCTTGCGGACGCCCATGATCTGATTGCTGGATGCGAAGCCGGCTGCCAGGCCGCCCCCTTTGGAGTTCTGTACCACTACGACCAGAATAAGGAAGAGCGATATGAGCAGGATGAGAATAGTCAGTACGATGTACATCTTTATATTTTGTTTTTGTCGTTAATAATCAACTTTTCTAAGAATCGAATTTGATCCGCAAAGTAAAGGTTTTTTTCCGGATAATTCAAACTGATGGTCTTTATTATCCTCAGTGCCTTATCGTAACGTCCCTGCTTGATGTATATACGTGCGAGGGTCTCGGTGAAGAGCCCTTCGTCCAGCTCGTCCGCCGGGGCGATCGGGGCCGGATCTTTCTCTGCCGGAGGTGCGCTCTCGGCCGGTGTGCCGGCTGCCTGCACGGACAAGACCGGCATGCTGCGGGACGGTTCGGCCTGATCGGCCGGCGACGTGGCGGCGAAGTAGTCCGAAGCCGAGGGGATACCGCTCGCTCCTCCGTAAGAAATCTCCGAAGGCAGGTCGGCTCCGCTTCGGGTCATTTCGTCGAGGAAGTCATCGATGAGCGAGAAGGCGTCCGGCTCCTTTTCGGCCGAGGCGGGTTGCAGCTGCTCCGGATGCGTATATTGCTCCACGAGCAGGTACAGCTTGCGCCTGTCCGGCAGATAGGGTGCCAGCCGGCGCAGCTCCGAAGCATAGCGCACGTCCTGCACCACATACATATTATATAGGTATAGGAAGACGAAGGTGGAGCAGTAGGGATAGGCCTCGTACAGGGCTTTCATCTCGGGCAGCGTGTCAGCCGAAAGCCGCGAGGGGTGCTCCATGTAGGCGTACAGATCGTTAGTCGTCATGGTGGGGGAGGATTACCAGTTCTCTACCGTAGCGTTATACACCTGCTTCACCAAGTCGTCGACCATATTGGCCAGCAGGGCGTCTTGTACGTCCACCAGCTGCTCGCTGCTGTCGAAGTCCGTGGAAGACGTAAAGTCCCGATCGAAGTTCTGTTCGGGGAGGGCTTTGTTCTCGTAGTGCACCTGTATGGATAAGGTTACCTTGGTGCGTGCGGCCAGATCGTTGTCCTGCACGGCGAGGG
This genomic stretch from Porphyromonas gingivalis ATCC 33277 harbors:
- the secG gene encoding preprotein translocase subunit SecG is translated as MYIVLTILILLISLFLILVVVVQNSKGGGLAAGFASSNQIMGVRKTTDFLEKATWWSAGIIAVLAIVSTHFLHTGKVDESQNVLKETLDKKVKEEKNSAVINFGGDAAATESARPATGEATPEEGQAQ